The proteins below are encoded in one region of Bremerella sp. P1:
- a CDS encoding PQQ-binding-like beta-propeller repeat protein, translating to MRRLACLGILFSICMTAMADDWPQWRGPNRDGIWRERDIIREFPEEGLRREWTVPIGAGYSGPVVADGYVYVTDRVIEPEQKERVHCVDLANGRKLWSFEYPCAYSNIGYTAGPRACPLVDDSNVYTLGAMGHLHCLDAITGDKIWSRDLQKDYKIRMPNWGIAAAPLLWRDLLILQIGGAEGACVIALDKETGEEEWRALNDRACYSSPIMIEQAGRPTVLVWTGDSVAALDPKDGDVRWRYPWAPKNMPIGVATPVVHDDRVFLTSFYDGALMLRIKPDEFGYEVLWHRVGRSENDTDGLHSIISTPVFEGDYIYGVDSYGQFRCLDAANGDRVWEDQTAVPKARWSTIHFVKHGDRYFMFNERGELIIGQLSPEGFREIDRTKIISPTRDQLSRRDGVCWSHPAFAEQCVIARNDNELVCISLED from the coding sequence ATGCGACGACTTGCCTGTCTTGGGATACTGTTCTCTATCTGCATGACCGCAATGGCCGATGACTGGCCGCAGTGGCGTGGTCCTAACCGTGACGGCATATGGCGGGAACGAGATATCATTCGTGAGTTTCCCGAGGAAGGTCTACGTCGCGAGTGGACGGTGCCGATCGGAGCTGGCTACAGCGGCCCCGTGGTTGCCGACGGCTATGTCTACGTAACCGACCGTGTTATCGAACCGGAGCAGAAAGAACGTGTCCACTGCGTCGACCTGGCCAACGGGCGAAAACTGTGGAGCTTTGAATATCCGTGTGCCTATTCCAACATCGGCTATACGGCTGGCCCTCGGGCATGTCCTTTGGTCGATGACTCGAACGTTTACACATTAGGTGCGATGGGACATCTGCATTGTCTGGATGCCATCACAGGCGACAAGATCTGGTCGCGTGATCTTCAAAAGGACTACAAGATTCGGATGCCCAACTGGGGAATCGCGGCGGCACCTCTGTTGTGGCGAGACCTGTTGATTCTGCAGATTGGTGGTGCCGAAGGGGCCTGTGTGATCGCCCTGGATAAAGAGACCGGCGAAGAAGAGTGGCGGGCCTTGAATGATCGTGCGTGCTACTCTTCCCCCATTATGATCGAGCAGGCGGGACGTCCCACGGTACTGGTTTGGACCGGCGACAGTGTTGCGGCGTTAGATCCTAAGGATGGTGATGTTCGCTGGCGATATCCCTGGGCACCAAAAAATATGCCGATCGGCGTTGCGACACCGGTGGTGCATGACGACCGCGTGTTTCTTACTTCGTTTTATGACGGCGCGTTGATGCTCAGAATCAAGCCGGACGAGTTTGGTTATGAAGTGTTGTGGCATCGCGTTGGTCGTTCAGAAAACGACACCGACGGGCTGCATTCGATTATCAGCACGCCGGTTTTCGAGGGGGACTACATCTACGGCGTCGATAGCTACGGGCAGTTCCGATGTCTTGATGCTGCCAACGGCGATCGTGTTTGGGAAGATCAAACGGCCGTCCCCAAGGCCCGCTGGAGCACGATCCATTTTGTAAAACATGGCGATCGTTATTTCATGTTCAACGAGCGAGGCGAACTGATTATTGGCCAGTTGTCTCCCGAAGGGTTTCGCGAAATCGATCGGACGAAGATCATTAGCCCGACACGTGATCAGCTTTCGCGTCGCGATGGAGTGTGCTGGTCGCATCCCGCGTTTGCCGAGCAGTGCGTGATTGCTCGTAACGACAACGAACTGGTTTGCATTAGTCTCGAAGACTAG
- a CDS encoding NfeD family protein, translating to MSPITIALILLLSGLAFIVLEMFLPSGGVLGFIAAVLLVSSVVYAYLKCDIAVGTAFLAAAVVTVPVMIGIAIRVWPHTPMGRMILLDSATEEYVDSRESSGHTELVGRQGIARSNLLPSGVAEIDGNRWDVIIVGPAADRGDLIEVVEVEGNRILVARVDETEDAPEPAPEPKTTESLTTRNDEIFEDDPFA from the coding sequence ATGTCACCAATAACCATCGCCCTGATCCTGCTCCTCTCAGGACTGGCGTTCATCGTTCTCGAGATGTTCCTTCCCTCAGGAGGTGTCTTGGGATTTATCGCGGCCGTGCTGCTGGTGTCATCGGTCGTTTATGCCTACCTAAAGTGTGACATCGCCGTAGGGACGGCGTTCCTCGCGGCTGCCGTCGTCACGGTTCCCGTGATGATTGGAATAGCGATTCGCGTTTGGCCCCATACTCCGATGGGTCGCATGATATTGCTCGATTCGGCCACGGAAGAGTACGTCGATTCGCGCGAAAGCTCTGGCCATACCGAACTGGTCGGCCGCCAAGGGATCGCGCGCAGCAATCTCCTGCCGAGCGGCGTCGCTGAAATCGATGGCAATCGCTGGGATGTGATCATCGTGGGTCCAGCAGCGGATCGCGGAGATTTAATCGAAGTCGTGGAAGTGGAAGGGAATCGAATCCTGGTCGCTCGGGTCGACGAAACCGAAGATGCTCCGGAACCAGCCCCTGAGCCCAAAACTACCGAATCGCTGACAACTCGCAACGACGAAATATTCGAAGACGACCCCTTTGCTTGA
- a CDS encoding TIGR03009 domain-containing protein, which yields MKNGIFLAACMAMVGLVSSNSFAQVQSGTGQPLGLAQNGQQVNPQQQNLQPGMVGGQAQAGQGQMIPAPFQVTPQEQKYIDDILQFWEFRSKKVNHYEANFERWEYDSVFGPANTHKTYSKGTIKYEQPDKGLFKVESIQHFTPAKEAGKPATYEFRPSEVLEHWVCDGASIFEFDVAAKQLKIWPLPPEQQGQAITNGPLPFLFGAKKEEIKERFHLRVSPYQTNNPNEYWLEAWPKRPQDAAEYRYIDILIDREEFLPFAISVFDRNYNPNATPPNMPNYSRTVYQFSDRKTYEEGGLTASLQAMFKRSFYQPQLPSGWQRVVQQTPGAQQQPQGPANAVRPNQAIPR from the coding sequence ATGAAGAATGGAATCTTCCTCGCGGCGTGCATGGCCATGGTTGGCCTCGTCAGCAGCAACAGCTTTGCCCAGGTTCAATCTGGCACCGGCCAACCTCTGGGACTGGCCCAGAATGGGCAGCAGGTCAATCCGCAGCAACAGAATCTTCAGCCAGGCATGGTTGGCGGTCAGGCCCAAGCCGGCCAAGGCCAGATGATTCCGGCTCCGTTCCAGGTCACTCCGCAGGAACAGAAGTACATCGACGACATCCTGCAGTTCTGGGAATTCCGCAGTAAGAAGGTCAATCACTACGAAGCTAACTTTGAACGTTGGGAGTATGATTCGGTCTTCGGCCCTGCCAATACACACAAGACCTACAGCAAAGGCACCATCAAGTACGAGCAGCCTGACAAAGGCTTGTTCAAAGTCGAATCGATCCAGCATTTCACGCCGGCCAAAGAAGCTGGCAAGCCGGCGACCTACGAGTTCCGTCCCAGCGAAGTCCTGGAACACTGGGTTTGTGATGGTGCTTCGATCTTCGAGTTTGATGTCGCTGCCAAGCAGCTGAAAATCTGGCCGCTACCGCCAGAACAACAAGGTCAGGCGATCACCAATGGCCCTCTGCCATTTTTGTTTGGTGCCAAAAAGGAAGAGATCAAAGAACGCTTTCATCTACGTGTCTCCCCTTACCAAACAAACAACCCCAACGAATACTGGCTGGAAGCATGGCCAAAGCGTCCTCAAGATGCCGCCGAGTACCGCTACATCGATATCCTGATCGATCGGGAAGAATTCCTGCCGTTTGCCATCTCGGTGTTTGACCGGAACTACAATCCGAATGCCACGCCACCGAACATGCCGAACTACTCGCGAACGGTCTACCAGTTTTCGGATCGTAAGACGTACGAAGAAGGAGGCCTGACGGCCAGCCTGCAGGCGATGTTCAAACGCTCGTTCTACCAGCCGCAACTGCCCAGCGGTTGGCAGCGAGTCGTTCAGCAGACGCCTGGGGCTCAGCAACAGCCGCAAGGACCCGCCAACGCGGTTCGTCCCAATCAGGCGATTCCTCGCTAA
- a CDS encoding response regulator transcription factor, with product MIADAIPQMEELTDFQFRGEVLICDDEPDICEALAHFVKKRGFDPIVTHKGNECVRLAFKERPMAILLDVNLPDSSGLDVCSQLTDAAQTSQIPIIILSANGSEDTVRQIRRSGARFYVRKPYDPNTVVAILEQAVNDAQAW from the coding sequence ATGATTGCGGATGCCATTCCTCAAATGGAGGAACTCACCGATTTCCAATTCCGCGGTGAAGTTCTCATTTGCGACGATGAGCCTGATATTTGTGAGGCGTTAGCTCACTTCGTTAAGAAGCGAGGCTTTGACCCGATCGTTACCCACAAAGGGAACGAATGCGTTCGGCTTGCCTTCAAAGAACGTCCCATGGCCATTCTTTTGGACGTGAATCTCCCGGACTCAAGCGGGCTGGATGTTTGCTCGCAATTAACCGACGCCGCGCAGACGAGCCAGATCCCGATCATCATCCTCAGCGCCAACGGCAGCGAAGATACGGTTCGTCAAATTCGTCGCAGTGGAGCACGCTTCTACGTGCGTAAGCCGTACGATCCGAACACGGTTGTCGCGATTCTGGAACAAGCCGTCAACGATGCTCAGGCCTGGTAA
- a CDS encoding NAD(P)-dependent oxidoreductase, protein MPSIEIVPGKTKVGWIGTGVMGASMCGHLIDKGFSATVYNRTQEKASGLLDKGAQWADTPKAVAEASDVVFTIVGFPADVRSVILGDEGILAGSKPGNIIVDMTTSEPTLAIEIAETAQAQSVYSVDAPVSGGDIGAKEARLSIMIGGEEEVVTALNPCWEAMGKTIVRQGGPGAGQHTKMVNQTLIATGMIGVCEALLYGYKAGLDLDTVLKSVGSGAAGSWSLTNLGPRIIDNNFDPGFFVEHFIKDMGIALSEARKMGIALPGLSLGEQLYQAVKAQGHGRLGTHALELALCQLNDIDWKNR, encoded by the coding sequence ATGCCAAGCATTGAGATTGTTCCGGGAAAAACCAAGGTCGGCTGGATCGGCACCGGCGTTATGGGCGCCAGCATGTGCGGCCATCTGATCGACAAGGGCTTCTCGGCAACCGTCTACAATCGCACCCAAGAGAAAGCCAGTGGATTGCTCGACAAGGGTGCGCAGTGGGCCGATACCCCCAAGGCAGTTGCCGAGGCCAGTGACGTGGTTTTCACGATCGTTGGTTTTCCGGCAGATGTTCGCAGTGTCATTCTCGGTGACGAGGGCATTTTGGCAGGCAGTAAGCCAGGCAACATCATCGTCGACATGACGACCAGCGAGCCGACCCTGGCCATCGAGATAGCCGAGACCGCCCAAGCCCAAAGCGTTTACAGTGTCGATGCGCCGGTCTCTGGTGGTGACATCGGTGCGAAAGAAGCTCGGCTCTCGATCATGATCGGCGGGGAAGAGGAAGTCGTTACCGCGCTCAATCCTTGCTGGGAAGCAATGGGCAAAACGATTGTTCGCCAAGGTGGTCCCGGGGCGGGGCAACACACCAAGATGGTCAATCAAACATTGATCGCCACTGGCATGATTGGCGTCTGCGAAGCACTGCTTTATGGCTATAAGGCGGGGCTCGATTTAGACACAGTCCTCAAGAGCGTGGGATCGGGTGCGGCCGGCAGTTGGTCTCTTACCAACCTGGGGCCACGTATCATCGACAACAACTTTGACCCAGGCTTCTTTGTCGAGCACTTCATCAAGGACATGGGCATCGCACTTTCTGAAGCCCGCAAGATGGGAATCGCTCTTCCGGGTCTTTCTCTGGGCGAACAACTCTACCAGGCTGTAAAAGCCCAAGGCCACGGTCGACTCGGTACGCACGCCCTGGAACTGGCGTTGTGCCAATTGAATGACATCGATTGGAAGAATCGTTAA
- a CDS encoding NfeD family protein, whose translation MLKARGTWIWWAEAFLLLALVIVSPSAVLSQQDELAAEKKDQANQGAAPKLKGVRLKIPLPISGTVDTDVKKSLQKLVSRLTDKDERPVVILELEADPDGQSRGSEFERSLAIARFLTSKEATRLKTVAYLKGPIEGHAVLVPLACEQIVMHPDAELGNAGIDEAAISNTMRHAYEEIAGFRNVLPSQLALGMLDPSLELYRVNDRRFVSGEEYTQLKDDGQVATSEKLVPRGKMALFTANQLRQDLQLISHVSENYRQLADLLEIPENQITQDLGLNRDWKAARFVMDGEISNRMVQRTSLSMQDSVTRGVNFVLIELKSRGGDPVACENMVNFLLGLPDTVHTVVLITEEASSNASLIAMACDEIAIAPNSRLGGEGTYRYTEQGRADLENYLSKISVEASRSWSVWGAMNDPDLKVFRYQRPGTTLTKYLSEREAAELPDADQWKQGPEITQPDVPLQLTGTQALDWGVADADASSVSDVTRRYGLPDELEIPKQNWAHQFIEILARPGLAMFCLFIGVIALISEFKAPGVGIPGFVAVMCFGLFFWSRFLNGTAGWLEAMLIIGGLFFILLELLVLPGFGIFGLGGGAMFIAGIVLAMQTFIWPTTDYELDQVPYSLGTILVLFAGMIAAAFFAKHVLPKTPFLNQTMLDAPDDEAMEEIRRRETIVDLSHLVGNTGLALTPLRPSGKAKIGHEIVSVTSDGDMIEQGEKVVVVQVRGNYAIVRSES comes from the coding sequence ATGTTGAAAGCTCGCGGCACCTGGATCTGGTGGGCAGAAGCTTTTCTGCTCCTGGCTCTAGTCATAGTGTCCCCCTCGGCAGTGCTGTCCCAACAGGACGAACTTGCCGCTGAGAAGAAGGACCAGGCCAATCAAGGGGCGGCCCCGAAGCTAAAGGGTGTCCGCCTGAAGATTCCGTTGCCGATCAGCGGCACCGTGGATACCGATGTTAAGAAGAGCCTTCAGAAGCTCGTCTCTCGGCTCACGGACAAGGATGAGCGCCCGGTCGTGATTCTCGAACTGGAAGCCGACCCGGATGGTCAGTCGCGCGGCAGCGAATTTGAACGCAGCCTGGCGATCGCGCGCTTTCTGACTTCCAAAGAGGCGACCCGGCTCAAGACGGTTGCTTATCTGAAGGGGCCGATCGAGGGGCATGCCGTTCTCGTTCCGTTGGCATGCGAACAGATCGTAATGCATCCGGATGCGGAACTCGGCAACGCCGGAATCGACGAAGCCGCGATTTCCAACACGATGCGACATGCCTACGAAGAGATCGCCGGGTTCCGCAATGTCCTGCCCTCGCAACTGGCGTTGGGGATGCTCGACCCAAGCTTGGAACTCTACCGCGTGAACGATCGTCGCTTCGTCAGTGGTGAAGAGTACACCCAGCTGAAAGATGATGGTCAGGTCGCAACTTCCGAGAAACTCGTTCCTCGGGGTAAGATGGCACTCTTCACTGCCAATCAGCTGCGGCAAGACCTGCAACTGATTAGCCACGTCAGTGAAAACTATCGTCAACTGGCAGACCTGCTAGAAATCCCTGAAAACCAGATCACGCAAGACCTGGGACTCAACCGAGACTGGAAAGCGGCTCGCTTCGTCATGGATGGCGAGATCTCCAATCGGATGGTTCAGCGAACCTCTCTTTCCATGCAGGATTCTGTCACGCGCGGCGTGAACTTCGTCCTGATCGAGCTCAAGTCGCGCGGAGGCGATCCGGTCGCTTGCGAGAACATGGTCAACTTCCTTCTCGGTTTGCCGGATACCGTGCATACGGTCGTTTTGATCACCGAAGAGGCCTCCTCCAATGCTTCGCTGATTGCGATGGCCTGCGACGAGATTGCAATTGCCCCGAATTCCAGACTCGGTGGAGAGGGGACCTATCGCTATACCGAGCAAGGCCGAGCTGATCTGGAGAATTACCTGTCCAAGATCTCGGTCGAAGCCAGTCGCTCGTGGTCGGTCTGGGGCGCGATGAATGATCCCGACCTGAAGGTCTTCCGCTACCAACGTCCCGGCACCACGCTCACCAAATACCTTAGCGAGCGCGAAGCGGCGGAACTTCCCGATGCCGATCAGTGGAAGCAAGGCCCTGAGATCACCCAGCCCGACGTACCGCTGCAATTGACCGGTACTCAGGCACTCGATTGGGGCGTCGCCGACGCAGATGCAAGCAGCGTTTCCGATGTTACCCGGCGATACGGCCTGCCTGATGAGTTAGAGATCCCCAAGCAGAATTGGGCTCACCAGTTTATTGAAATCCTGGCCAGACCAGGCTTGGCCATGTTCTGCTTGTTCATCGGCGTGATCGCGTTGATCAGCGAGTTTAAAGCGCCTGGTGTGGGCATTCCTGGGTTTGTGGCGGTGATGTGCTTTGGGCTCTTCTTCTGGAGTCGATTCCTCAACGGGACAGCCGGCTGGCTGGAAGCCATGCTGATTATCGGTGGCCTCTTCTTCATCTTGCTGGAACTTCTCGTACTGCCAGGCTTCGGGATATTTGGCTTGGGAGGAGGCGCGATGTTCATTGCCGGGATCGTCCTGGCCATGCAGACATTCATCTGGCCGACGACCGACTACGAACTGGACCAGGTACCATACTCGTTGGGTACGATCCTGGTTTTATTTGCTGGAATGATAGCCGCGGCTTTCTTTGCGAAGCACGTTCTACCGAAGACGCCGTTCTTGAATCAGACGATGCTCGATGCTCCGGATGACGAGGCAATGGAAGAAATTCGCCGCCGCGAAACGATCGTCGACCTGAGTCACCTGGTCGGCAACACAGGCCTGGCTCTCACACCGCTGCGTCCCAGTGGCAAAGCGAAAATCGGACACGAAATCGTGAGTGTCACATCCGATGGTGATATGATTGAGCAAGGGGAAAAGGTTGTCGTTGTTCAAGTACGCGGCAACTATGCCATCGTTCGCTCGGAATCGTAA
- the floA gene encoding flotillin-like protein FloA (flotillin-like protein involved in membrane lipid rafts), with translation MQNFVEIALLADWWTNLMIIGMLAVTLVMLIIIGIFAFYFRLWIQSIWTGAGITIFDLLGMSFRNVNAKMIVRGKIMAVQAGLGDSSGITTKALEAHYLAGGNVPQVIKAMIAANKAKTIQLTFREATAIDLAGRDVLEAVQTSVYPKVIDCPPRNAKRTSLDAMAKNGIQLKVKARVTVRANLQRLIGGATEETIIGRVGEGIVSAIGSAETHSDVLENPDLISKAVLSRRLDANTAFEIVSIDIADIDVGENIGARLQADQAEADTQVARARAEGRRAMAVAEERENLAEIENARSAVVDAESEVPKAISEAFRSGRLSIMDYYSLRNVQADTDMRKSIAHSSGTGTTSNK, from the coding sequence ATGCAAAACTTTGTTGAAATCGCTCTGCTTGCCGACTGGTGGACGAATCTGATGATCATTGGCATGCTGGCTGTCACGCTGGTGATGCTGATCATTATCGGGATCTTTGCGTTTTACTTCCGCCTCTGGATTCAATCGATCTGGACCGGGGCCGGAATCACGATCTTCGACCTGCTGGGCATGTCGTTTCGAAACGTGAACGCCAAGATGATCGTCCGGGGCAAAATCATGGCCGTCCAGGCCGGCCTTGGTGATTCGTCCGGGATCACGACCAAAGCACTCGAAGCTCACTACCTGGCCGGCGGCAATGTGCCCCAGGTCATCAAAGCGATGATCGCGGCCAACAAAGCGAAGACCATACAGTTGACCTTCCGCGAAGCGACCGCCATCGACCTGGCAGGACGCGATGTCCTGGAAGCCGTGCAGACGAGCGTCTATCCGAAAGTGATCGACTGCCCGCCGCGCAATGCCAAACGAACGTCGCTCGATGCGATGGCCAAGAACGGTATCCAGCTGAAAGTGAAAGCACGTGTGACCGTGCGGGCCAACCTGCAGCGTCTGATTGGTGGTGCCACCGAAGAAACGATCATCGGTCGCGTGGGTGAAGGTATCGTCAGTGCGATCGGTTCAGCCGAAACGCATTCCGACGTGCTGGAAAACCCAGACCTGATCTCCAAAGCGGTGTTATCGCGTCGCCTGGACGCCAACACGGCATTCGAAATTGTCTCGATCGATATCGCCGACATCGACGTGGGCGAGAACATCGGTGCCCGCCTGCAAGCCGATCAAGCGGAAGCCGACACTCAGGTTGCTCGGGCACGTGCGGAAGGCCGCCGAGCGATGGCTGTGGCAGAAGAACGAGAAAACCTGGCCGAGATCGAGAATGCTCGCTCGGCTGTTGTGGATGCCGAATCGGAAGTCCCCAAAGCCATTTCGGAAGCCTTTCGTAGTGGCCGCCTGAGCATCATGGATTACTACTCGCTGCGAAATGTGCAGGCCGATACCGATATGCGTAAATCGATCGCCCATTCCAGTGGTACCGGCACGACCTCCAATAAATAA
- a CDS encoding CerR family C-terminal domain-containing protein, producing MSSSPPDAKDRLLEAAIQEFALHGYDHGTVRRICGRADVNVNAVKYYFEDKKGLYIEAVKEAHRARHRSMAPSGFIPPGDSPEIAPEVRLQGFIRQMVTMAMSAQDRIDHKHLLIFREMADPSEATQDIVQEFIRPHFERLNDILKELLPEGTPEGDRHMFAFSVVGQCMHYKMAGPIINMLISQDELQALTADRVADHIYQIVTAAIQQRKQTDSA from the coding sequence ATGAGTTCGTCACCGCCGGACGCCAAAGATCGCCTGCTGGAAGCAGCCATTCAGGAGTTTGCCCTGCATGGTTACGACCATGGTACGGTTCGCCGTATCTGTGGTCGCGCAGACGTGAACGTCAACGCGGTGAAGTACTACTTCGAGGATAAGAAGGGGCTGTATATCGAAGCGGTGAAGGAAGCGCACCGGGCTCGACATCGATCGATGGCTCCGAGTGGCTTTATTCCTCCGGGGGACAGCCCCGAGATAGCTCCCGAGGTCCGATTGCAGGGCTTCATTCGCCAGATGGTTACCATGGCCATGTCTGCCCAGGATCGAATCGATCATAAGCATTTGCTGATCTTTCGCGAAATGGCCGATCCATCGGAGGCAACCCAGGACATTGTGCAGGAATTCATCCGTCCTCACTTCGAACGATTGAATGACATTTTGAAGGAGCTTCTGCCGGAGGGAACGCCGGAAGGGGATCGCCATATGTTCGCCTTCAGTGTGGTGGGGCAATGTATGCACTACAAAATGGCGGGACCGATTATCAATATGCTCATCTCTCAAGACGAGCTTCAGGCACTAACTGCGGATCGTGTAGCCGATCACATTTACCAGATAGTGACCGCGGCGATTCAGCAAAGAAAACAAACAGATTCCGCTTGA
- a CDS encoding efflux RND transporter periplasmic adaptor subunit, with the protein MSKFSGILKLVLKSLISLCLVGGGVAAVIFLGQAKTESDQPPPEDIRLVEIQTVQPHDSGITFQVDGVVVPYREIQLAAEVAGRVIEKSDKLRIGRTVTASEPIVLIDRRDYDLELERLQEDLEQAEDNIAEMDVQIAAAEGQIELASENLVIQTRSTDRIRSLVSRNATTESSLDDALRAELTAKTTLQTQRDQLALLKATKTRLENVRDRTKSEISAAQLQLSRTTISSPIDGVVVEDNVEQDSYLQKGTVICSIRDTSKLEIKCSLQAHQMKWLWESSTGSTETKKRGAYELPETPVTVRYRIGNEVYVWDGKLTRYDGGQIDQQTRMIPCRVQVDDPLHVQRVTDDGEVDTLVEVPTLMVGMYVQVDVHVNPRSPLVSVPVPAVYPGNRLWVVKDGELQRREISVAVSNDEDALVYAGEGKIQPGEQVVVSPLSAPFDGAKVEVVE; encoded by the coding sequence ATGTCGAAGTTTTCCGGCATTTTAAAGCTAGTCCTGAAATCCCTCATCTCCCTCTGTTTGGTGGGAGGCGGGGTTGCTGCCGTTATCTTCTTGGGACAAGCGAAGACCGAGTCGGATCAGCCGCCCCCTGAGGACATTCGACTTGTCGAAATCCAAACCGTCCAGCCGCATGACTCGGGAATCACCTTCCAGGTCGATGGCGTTGTCGTTCCCTATCGCGAGATTCAGTTAGCCGCGGAAGTCGCCGGCCGCGTCATCGAAAAATCGGACAAGCTTCGCATCGGCCGTACGGTCACCGCCAGCGAACCGATCGTCTTGATCGATCGTCGCGACTATGACCTGGAATTGGAACGCCTGCAAGAGGACCTGGAACAGGCCGAAGACAACATCGCCGAAATGGATGTTCAAATTGCCGCGGCTGAGGGACAGATCGAGCTGGCTTCCGAGAACCTGGTAATTCAGACCCGCTCGACGGACCGTATTCGAAGCCTCGTTAGTCGCAACGCCACGACCGAGTCGAGCCTGGACGATGCCCTGCGAGCCGAGCTCACCGCTAAGACAACGCTGCAAACACAACGCGACCAACTAGCGCTGCTCAAAGCAACCAAAACCCGTCTGGAAAATGTGCGTGATCGCACGAAATCGGAAATCTCAGCTGCCCAACTGCAACTCAGCCGTACGACCATCAGTTCGCCGATCGACGGAGTGGTTGTTGAAGACAACGTGGAGCAAGATAGTTACCTCCAAAAAGGAACGGTAATCTGCTCGATCCGTGATACTTCGAAACTGGAAATCAAGTGCAGCCTGCAAGCCCATCAGATGAAGTGGCTCTGGGAATCGTCGACCGGTTCCACCGAGACAAAGAAACGCGGAGCCTACGAACTGCCGGAAACACCAGTGACGGTAAGGTATCGGATTGGCAATGAGGTGTACGTCTGGGACGGAAAACTGACCCGCTACGACGGCGGCCAGATCGACCAGCAAACACGGATGATTCCATGTCGCGTTCAAGTCGACGATCCACTTCATGTTCAGCGCGTCACCGACGATGGAGAGGTCGACACGTTGGTCGAAGTTCCGACGCTCATGGTGGGCATGTACGTTCAGGTCGATGTCCACGTCAATCCGCGAAGCCCATTGGTCTCGGTCCCGGTGCCGGCCGTTTACCCTGGCAATCGGCTGTGGGTTGTCAAAGATGGGGAACTACAACGCCGAGAAATCTCGGTGGCGGTCAGCAACGATGAAGACGCTCTGGTGTATGCGGGCGAAGGGAAAATTCAACCTGGCGAACAGGTTGTTGTCTCGCCCCTGTCGGCCCCCTTCGACGGTGCGAAAGTCGAGGTGGTTGAATAA
- a CDS encoding HAD family hydrolase has protein sequence MTALSHLKGIIFDMDGTLVDSGLDFSAMKADMGLQPGIPILEQLDELSQDERAAKEVILHRHEMEGANRASIIDGADRLLKALAREGRPMAIVTRNSTATTRHTLKFLNIGHYFDIVICREDGPHKPDPWAILEICRRWKFTVDEVVMVGDYDLDIQSAINAGCPSVLFTEGKDPASVDGSELATHVATHFDELYHLLAPREDSI, from the coding sequence ATGACGGCACTTTCCCATCTCAAAGGCATCATCTTCGATATGGACGGGACCCTGGTCGATTCGGGTCTCGACTTTTCCGCAATGAAGGCCGATATGGGGCTGCAGCCTGGCATTCCTATCTTAGAGCAGTTGGACGAACTGTCCCAAGACGAGCGAGCAGCGAAAGAAGTGATTCTTCATCGCCATGAGATGGAGGGTGCAAACCGGGCCTCGATAATCGATGGAGCCGATCGCTTGCTGAAAGCTTTAGCTCGAGAGGGTCGACCGATGGCGATCGTAACACGCAACAGTACGGCGACCACTCGGCACACATTAAAGTTTCTAAATATTGGACACTACTTCGACATCGTCATCTGCCGGGAAGATGGCCCCCACAAACCTGACCCGTGGGCGATCCTCGAGATTTGTCGCCGCTGGAAGTTCACCGTCGACGAGGTCGTGATGGTGGGAGACTACGATCTCGACATTCAATCGGCCATTAACGCCGGCTGTCCGAGCGTTCTCTTTACCGAAGGAAAAGACCCCGCGAGCGTAGACGGCAGCGAGCTTGCCACGCACGTTGCGACCCATTTCGACGAGCTTTATCACCTGCTAGCTCCGCGGGAAGATTCGATCTAG